The Dehalococcoidia bacterium genome includes a window with the following:
- a CDS encoding histidinol phosphate phosphatase — protein MSDESIAALRDFAAEVAVAAGRLTLGYFQNDVATEWKADRSPVTAADREAELLIRRRIEARYPHHGIIGEEWGDTRPGAAHRWIIDPIDGTRSFVRGVPLYAVLIAVEREGAVIAGAIYLPGLDELVSAGRGLGCFWNGRRCRVSTVSQLEQAYLLSSSFKHPTRRALIDRLVAAAGTARTWGDGYGYALVATGRAEIMFDLDANPWDFAAPRICVEEAGGRFSDFSGRAVTAGGDGVATNGLLHEAVLRVAQTAEEHLRL, from the coding sequence ATGAGCGACGAATCGATCGCGGCGCTGCGCGACTTCGCCGCCGAGGTGGCCGTCGCCGCCGGCCGCTTGACGCTCGGCTATTTCCAGAACGACGTCGCAACGGAGTGGAAAGCTGACCGCTCGCCGGTGACCGCCGCCGACCGGGAGGCAGAGCTCCTGATCCGTCGCCGGATCGAGGCGCGCTATCCGCATCACGGCATCATCGGCGAGGAGTGGGGCGACACTCGTCCCGGCGCGGCCCACCGCTGGATCATCGACCCGATCGATGGGACACGCTCCTTCGTACGGGGCGTCCCACTCTATGCGGTGCTGATCGCGGTCGAGCGCGAGGGCGCGGTCATTGCGGGCGCGATCTATCTTCCCGGGCTGGACGAACTGGTGAGCGCCGGGCGCGGCCTCGGCTGCTTCTGGAATGGTCGGCGGTGCCGGGTCTCGACAGTGAGCCAGCTCGAGCAGGCCTATCTGCTCAGCTCGAGTTTCAAGCACCCGACGCGGCGCGCCCTCATCGACCGGCTGGTCGCAGCCGCTGGCACAGCGCGCACGTGGGGCGACGGCTACGGCTACGCGCTCGTTGCCACCGGCCGCGCCGAGATCATGTTCGACCTCGACGCGAACCCGTGGGATTTCGCTGCGCCGCGGATCTGCGTCGAGGAGGCCGGCGGCCGCTTCAGCGACTTCAGCGGGAGGGCAGTGACCGCCGGCGGCGACGGCGTGGCGACGAACGGGCTGCTGCACGAGGCGGTGCTGCGCGTTGCGCAAACTGCTGAGGAGCATCTCCGGCTGTAG
- a CDS encoding PBP1A family penicillin-binding protein, whose translation MQSRHRHARAVSRAEAIRHARLKFRLQRRALHRGPNLWHALGVAAGLALASVIALLTTATLGAPAALAFTSDRFGAYLELPNPNELSSRTTQFNSTRILDRDGELLYELFDPNAGRRTRVPLNEMPRAVISATIATEDRTFFENRGVDYQGILRAAFLNLTGTGEGGGSTITQQLIRNVLIPEAERKAELDPSLSRAERERLRYLRKLKEILLAVQIDRLYTKEQILEMYLNEIYYGNLSYGIEAAAQGYFGKSVRELTLAEATLLAGLPQSPVEYDPTVNPRAARERQSDVLELMRRAGYISAEEADRIRNEPLTFRAARFDIKAPHFVFYVRDLLQERYGSERLYRGGLTVYTTLDLDLQREAERIVKRHIDSVSRFNARNAALVAIDPKTGEILAMVGSVDYFDRDIDGQVNVAIAERQPGSSIKPITYVTAFKKGYTPATVLLDEPITIPDGQGKPFSPKNNDGKFRGPVKLRNALATSLNIPAIKVLQFAGLTDTVEMARSMGITSFKDPARYGLSLTLGGGEVRLLELTAAYGVFASGGIYHPPTAILKVVDLDGRTLFQYQPKDDRRPLTPELAYLITDILADNAARAPEFGFDSPLRLSRPAAAKTGTTDDSRDAWTIGYTPDLVTGVWVGNSNNAPMMNLLGSRAAGPIWHDFMEYAHRNRAVKNFPRPPGIITVSVCAERNEKGECSSTSSDIYIQGIEPKTPVELYAKRMLVCKLDGKLADSGCRPDEVELRSFLPPNLTDVPQEIRNLGLPPIPTEYCACFSGPRPTGTVTATATITASATLTGTPTASGTRTPAPTATPRPTDTPRPAATATPIPAAAGPAAIVAPASGSLVNGTVNILGTAAGPDFAAYKLEVGQGEAPVQRRTIAEGVRPVENGLLGSWATGGSPNTVHSIILTVYDRTGRAAESRVIVRVAN comes from the coding sequence ATGCAGTCACGTCATCGCCACGCCCGCGCGGTCAGCCGCGCTGAGGCGATCCGACATGCTCGCCTCAAATTTCGCCTGCAGCGGCGCGCGCTGCATCGAGGACCGAACCTCTGGCACGCGCTCGGCGTCGCTGCCGGGCTTGCGCTCGCCTCGGTCATCGCCCTGCTGACGACAGCGACGCTCGGCGCGCCGGCGGCACTGGCGTTCACAAGCGACCGTTTCGGCGCCTACCTCGAGTTGCCAAATCCGAACGAGCTCTCGAGCCGAACGACCCAGTTCAACTCAACGCGCATCCTTGACCGCGACGGTGAGCTGCTGTACGAGCTGTTCGACCCGAACGCTGGCCGCCGCACCCGCGTGCCGCTCAACGAGATGCCGCGAGCGGTGATCTCGGCGACGATCGCCACCGAAGACCGCACCTTCTTCGAAAACCGGGGGGTCGACTACCAAGGCATTCTGCGCGCCGCCTTCCTGAACCTGACCGGCACCGGCGAGGGCGGCGGGTCGACAATCACCCAGCAGCTGATCCGCAACGTCCTTATTCCGGAGGCTGAGCGCAAAGCCGAACTCGACCCGTCCCTCTCCCGCGCCGAGCGCGAGCGGCTGCGCTACCTCCGCAAACTGAAAGAGATCCTGCTCGCCGTCCAGATCGACCGGCTCTACACCAAAGAGCAGATCTTGGAGATGTATCTGAACGAGATCTACTACGGGAACCTGAGCTACGGGATCGAGGCAGCGGCGCAGGGCTACTTCGGCAAGTCGGTGCGCGAGCTGACGCTTGCCGAGGCGACCCTCCTCGCCGGCCTGCCGCAGTCGCCGGTCGAGTATGACCCGACCGTCAATCCGCGGGCGGCGCGGGAGCGCCAGTCCGACGTTCTCGAACTGATGCGCCGCGCCGGCTACATCAGTGCCGAGGAGGCCGACCGGATCCGCAACGAGCCGCTCACCTTCCGCGCTGCCCGCTTCGACATCAAAGCGCCGCACTTCGTCTTCTACGTGCGCGACCTCCTCCAAGAGCGCTACGGGTCGGAGCGGCTGTATCGCGGCGGCCTAACTGTCTACACCACGCTCGACCTGGATCTCCAGCGCGAAGCGGAGCGGATCGTCAAGCGCCATATCGACAGCGTCTCGCGCTTCAACGCCCGCAACGCCGCGCTCGTCGCGATCGACCCGAAAACCGGCGAGATCCTTGCCATGGTCGGCTCGGTGGACTATTTCGATCGCGACATCGATGGACAGGTGAATGTCGCGATCGCTGAGCGTCAACCAGGCTCGTCGATCAAGCCGATCACCTACGTGACGGCGTTCAAGAAGGGCTACACGCCCGCAACCGTGCTCCTTGATGAGCCGATCACGATCCCAGATGGGCAGGGAAAACCATTCTCGCCCAAGAACAACGACGGCAAGTTCCGCGGTCCTGTCAAGCTGCGGAACGCGCTAGCAACCTCGCTCAACATTCCGGCAATCAAGGTGCTGCAATTCGCTGGGCTGACCGACACCGTCGAGATGGCGCGCAGCATGGGGATCACGAGCTTTAAGGACCCCGCTCGCTACGGGCTGTCGCTCACCTTGGGCGGCGGCGAAGTGCGGCTGCTTGAGCTGACCGCCGCCTACGGCGTCTTCGCGTCAGGGGGCATCTACCATCCGCCGACGGCGATCTTGAAAGTGGTCGACCTTGACGGCCGGACGCTCTTCCAGTACCAGCCGAAGGACGACCGGCGGCCGCTCACCCCCGAACTCGCCTACCTGATCACTGACATTCTCGCTGACAACGCCGCCCGGGCCCCGGAGTTCGGGTTCGACAGCCCGCTCCGCCTCTCGCGGCCAGCTGCTGCCAAGACCGGCACAACCGACGACTCCCGCGATGCGTGGACAATCGGCTATACGCCCGACCTCGTCACGGGGGTATGGGTCGGCAATTCAAACAACGCGCCGATGATGAACTTGCTCGGCTCGCGGGCAGCCGGCCCGATCTGGCACGATTTCATGGAGTATGCCCACCGCAACCGTGCCGTAAAAAACTTCCCTCGGCCGCCGGGCATCATCACCGTCTCGGTCTGCGCCGAACGCAACGAAAAGGGAGAGTGCAGCAGCACCTCGAGCGACATCTACATCCAAGGCATCGAGCCCAAGACCCCCGTTGAGCTGTATGCCAAGCGGATGCTCGTCTGCAAGCTGGATGGCAAGCTGGCGGACAGCGGCTGCCGCCCCGACGAAGTCGAGCTGCGCTCGTTTCTGCCGCCGAACTTGACCGACGTGCCGCAGGAGATCCGGAACCTCGGCCTGCCGCCAATCCCGACGGAGTATTGCGCCTGCTTCAGCGGTCCCCGCCCAACCGGGACGGTGACGGCGACCGCCACCATCACCGCCTCGGCCACGCTGACCGGAACGCCGACCGCGAGCGGCACGCGAACGCCCGCGCCGACAGCGACGCCCCGTCCCACCGACACGCCCCGCCCGGCGGCAACGGCAACGCCGATCCCTGCCGCCGCCGGCCCGGCCGCCATTGTCGCGCCGGCTTCCGGCTCGCTAGTCAACGGAACCGTAAACATCCTTGGGACCGCCGCCGGTCCCGACTTTGCTGCCTACAAGCTGGAGGTCGGCCAAGGGGAAGCCCCGGTGCAGCGGCGTACCATCGCGGAGGGAGTGCGTCCGGTCGAAAACGGTCTGCTCGGCAGCTGGGCAACAGGCGGGTCGCCGAATACTGTCCATTCGATCATCCTCACCGTCTACGACCGGACTGGCCGCGCCGCGGAAAGCCGGGTTATCGTCCGCGTCGCCAACTGA